aaatcgaattggctgaagactagcttctgtgatggtggggatatcgggaggaggccgagatggaacatccactcagcactcatggctgaagatggttgtaaacacttcagccttgtcctttgcactcacatgctggactctgccgtcattgaggatggggatgtttacagagcctcctcctcccattgttttattgtccaccaccattcacgactggctgtggcagaactttgatctgatctgttggttgtggaattgcttagctctgtcttttgcatgttgcttccagctgtttagcatacatgtagtcctgagttgtagcttcaccaggttggtacctcatttttaggtacacctggtgctgctcctggcatgctcttctacactcctcattgaaccagggttgatcccctggtttgttggtaatggtagaagtATGGAATATGCTGGGTCacgattctgctgctgatggcccacagcaactcatggacgcccagttttgagctgctagatctgttctgaatctatcccatttagcacggtggtagtgccacacaacacgttggatggtatcctcagtgcgaagacgggacttcgtctccacgaggactgtgcggtggtcactcctaccaatactgtcatggacagatgcatttgcgacaggtagattggtgaggatgaggtcaagtaagtttttccctcgtgttggttcgctcaccacctgccgcaggcccagtctggcagctatgtccttcaggactcggccaactcggtctgtggtggtgctaccgagccactcttggtgatggacattgaagtcccccacccagagtacatcctgtgtccttgctaccctcagtgcttcctccaagtggtgttcgacatggaggaggactgattcatcagctgagggagggcggtaggtggtaatcagcaggaggtttccttgcccatgtttggcctgatgccatgagattgcatggggttgggagtcaatgttgaggactcccagggccactcccttctgactgtatatcactgtaccgccacctctggtgggtctgtcctgcgggacaggacatatccagggatggtgatggaagagtttcggatgttggctgaaaggtatgattctgtgagtatggctgtcaggctgttgcttgactcgactcatctgtgggacagctctcccaattttggcacaagtccccaaatgttagtgaggaggactttgtcgGGTCGACTGGGTCTTTGTCGTGTCAGGTGCCTCGTGGTACGTCCAGTTTTATGACTTAAAAaattaagcgagattttacaactgagtggcttgctaggccatttctgagggcaattaagaatcaaccacattgctgtgagtctggagttacatataggccagaccaggtaaggacagcaggtttccttctctcaaggacattagtgaaccagatgggtttttacgacaatccggtagttttataaccaccattactgatactagtattttaattccagattttatttaattaattgaatttaaattccccagctgccatggcgggatttgaactcatgattctggattattagttcgggcctctggattactagtccagtaacataaccactatgctaccgtacctgtgtCCATGCccttgtggtttcaagtcccattcTGGAGCTTGAGCACACttgggctgatacttcagtgtagcAGTGAGGGAGTGTTGTATTGTCGGTGGTGCTTGCCTTcacatgaaatgttaaaccacggACTCGTCTGTCTGTTCAGCTGAATGTTGAAgactccatggcactattcacagATGAGAAGAGTGTTTTTCTGGGGTTTTGTCCAACATTGTTCCCTCAACTAATAACACCAAAAgtaaactggtcattcatctcattgctgttagtgggccttgctgcatgcaaagCCCAcgtaataacagtgactgcacttcaaagtaattagttTGATGTGAAGTCCTTTGCGAATTTCTGAGAggtgctataaatgcaagtttttttttcctcctttaacAGAACAAATTTCACATACTTCATATTGATTAGACAATCTTATCGTACCCTGCTCTTCTCATTCAATCACTCTGGTGGAGTTATGTGTGGTACTACCAATTCAGGAACAGATTGTGAGTTCCAAGATCTGCCATGGTGTTCTGATTTTCTGTCTCACCGCTTTCCAAGTTTGCACTGTGTGGGCTGCTAGAGAATACTTCTTGCTGGAACTATTTCCAGGTTAATATATAGAAGTGCTTATTAAGGAAACTGAGCTGCAAGTTCCTCTGTGCCCAGCAGGTCACAGTTCTTCCCACACGCCTGAAGGTGTGCACCATTTGTGTCTGTGATGCTTAATAGTATATATTAAAATCTGGGAACCCAAACCCTACTGTCCCATTTtttaacatttgcctgaggaaggagaaaatctccgaaagcttgtgaatttaaaataaaattgctggactataacttggtgttgtaaaattgtttacaattttttaacAGATGTTACTTGTCAAAGTCAATGGATTTGTTCGATTCCATGGAAATTTAAGATTTTGTAATCTCATACATGTAACAATTATTGGGACCATACAAAATTGATCCAGCACATGAGGTACATTAATTTTAATTCCTTTTGCTCTCAAAAAGAGAGACTGGCAACAACTGCCACTGGTCCGGATCAGTGCATCTGAGTAATTAATTCCACACAAACCTGATAAAGCAGGGATTAGCTCGGTGCCAAGATATTTAAGCTCTCTTACTTGATCTCCAATGCTATTGCTCAGGAACAAGAATTTAAAATAGATATATGCTATATTATATGTATTGAACTACACATATTTAAATATTACCTGCTGTTTTATTCTCAGCTCTCCATATTCCACATCTCATAATTTTACAATGAATGCAACAAAAATGTTGTTCTTTCCCAGTTTATGTTCTACTCATCACCCtgataacacatttttgaaggtgaTTGTTTACTCCGGAGAAATCATTCAACAATTTAAGATTTTTAATGGAATAGATGAATTGAACCTCAATAATATATTAGAGATTGCCACAGACCCTAGAACTAGGAGGTGCAGGCTATCTCAAGAAGAGGGAAGGTGCACAGACAATTTAGATCTAACTACTTTATATGGAGGGTGGTGGAAAAGTTGGAATGGACTACCCAggaaggcagtggaggcagatAATGTGGAAGAATTTAATGAAGAGTTGGATAGTTATTTATGGGAGTGGGCAATAGATTGTATAGTCTCGGCTAAGGAGATTCAGCAAGGTAGCAGCTTGCAGCTCCCAGCATGCATTCGTACCTTTAACTTGCAGAATTGTTTTTGTGATTGAGAACAAGACTGGCCATTCAGAGTCTACCAGGACGAGCTGTTTTTAACCCCACCCTGAGTAATGAAGGAAAATTACTGCAGATGAAAATCACTAGGGAAACTGTTTTtaggaacagtgtaagagactgGAATTTTGTTTTGTGGAAAGCATTAACTCTACAACTTTTTCTAAGGTAACTCTGACAGCATGTACAATGTAAACTATATACTACCTGATCTCATGCAACAACAGTTGGCTGATAAGTGATAGGTAACATTTTTTCACGTCAGTTCCACGCAGTAATCATCTCCACTAAGAAAAGGCTTAAACACCTCCCCATAATCTACGAGGACACCATcatcctggggggtgggggtgatggagggggcggggggtcatcattgaccagatgcttaactggaccagctacatgtGCACCATGGCCACAGAGTTGTTATAACTAGCTTACCGCCTGCCCCCTCAATGCCTGTCCACTACCTACAAGCGTCAAGTCAGGCATGTGAAAGAATGCTCACTTGGATATTCAAGAAATTTGATACCATCCAAAATGGAGCAATCTGCTTGATCATCATCCCTGCCATTGAACTCAGAACCCACTTCCTCCATCCGTAGCACACTGTCACTGCAGTATGTACTGTTTACAGGGTGCTGTGAAACAACTCGCCAAACTTACCTTAACAGCAGCTCCCAGCTGCATGACCTTTATCACCAAGAGCAAGAACTAGAGCTTACAAGTTCCctgccaagtcacacaccatcttgacttggacatgCACTGCTATACGAGGCCTCACCGCCACCAcctcaggacaactaggaatAGACAATAAATGCAACATTGCCAgttacccacatcccaagagcaaaTTTGACAAAAGTACACTAAAAGAGCTGAGCACAGATACAGCTATGGGGAATGTTGGGAAGTGAGGAAGGACTTTGGTAGGATTGTTGCAATTCTTTATTTTTGTGTGCAGAGATAAGCACAGTCAAGGAAACAAGATATTCATGTTTGTTTCAGCAGAAGCATTTGCCAACACCAAGCACTGTTGAAGTGATACTTGGTTTAAAAAAATGATGCAAATTAGTtttatattaatttttaaaaaatatttcttccCTTTTGCCTTAGATAGACAGTAAAGGTAAAGATCTACTCCTCTGTATTACACACGCATTTATTTAATTATGCATGCAAAAATGGTAGGTGAGAATACAAATTTATTTTATCAACCTGCTGTGAGTAAGGAAATCACTATTTATTTTCCAGAAACAAATCAAAAAATACTTCACCATCTCTGGAGGAATCCCTtgcaaacttctttccaaatcttTTCACTGGAAATGTTTACTGATTTTATCACTTACACATTCCCCACCTCCATACAACAGCTGTAATTCACTGGGAGCAAACCCCTGGGTAATCTGCTAATGTGTAAATTTTGCATCCAGTGCGTGTCTGTCACAATGCAGATTGCCAACTATATACATGCACTTGggggaaataaagaaaaaaaccATGATTTTATGCTGGTTTCTTCTGGCCTAGAGCCAGAAATGTACAAGCGCCAATCTGCAATCTTGCATCACCTGTAGAAATAACATAATTAATTTAGCATGTATCTGTTTACAGTTAGATATGACAACCGTAATGGGGTGGACTTTAAACAGCTGACCCTTAGCAGCAAAATATGCAATCTATGTTACAAGTTATAGCACTCCTGTTATAAAGCAGTGTCTAACTTACTGTGAAAACGCCACAATGATGCCAGTTGGTTCAAGAAGGGAAATGAGACTGCTGGCAAAAGAGATCGCAGATAAATTAAAGGAGGTTgaattataataaataaaactcaaGGAAAAAGTGGCAGTTAGTGGAAGATGATTTTAAAACATTACAGTAATTGGAATCCACTGTAGTTACAGATTTATTGTTGAATTTCTTATTGTCCACTTAAGGCTTTACTTTACCATATGAGAATCAAGATTTAATTTACAGCGCTGTACATGTATAGAAGCAAATGTATGACATAACTGTAATTTCATCCTGCTATGTACAATTCAGTTTATTTTATATAAACactcaaacaaaaataaaaaaatctgacTTCAATTTCTCAAAATTCTTTTACCTCTCTACAAGCAAAGCAAGTATAAATCCATTTTCATGTCTCACACACCTGTGTTCACTAATAATTTGTGTAACTGATTATACTTATGCAAACTTATTTTTATCACTGGAAAAGTTGCCAATCTTGCTATTTTTAAATTTGTTGAACAGGACTTGATACTGGGAGGACAATAATTGGCTTGTGACCTCAGATGTTTATAAACTGCTTGCACCATGCATCAGTTATCTAGGATTAATAACAAGCAGGTTAGCCAGTTTGTAAATAAATCTTCTGAAAGACACTTCCTGGATATGAGCCTCTTTCCCAGGAACTGCGAGTGTGTGTCTTTTGCTCTCACCCTCTTTCGGTTTGTCTGCCACTTGCTGTGATTCTATGGATATTTGCTGCTTACCACAGTACTAGTAAGTGTATTGCTGAGACTAGATTTTTTAATGTATATTGTACATGTAGTAGGCTAGTGGTCTGACTTTTGAAAACAGCATAAAATGTATGACTTGAAATACTGCAACCTAATCCTGTATCTCTGTGGTAAAATTGAAATTTGGAATCCTTTGTTGCTATCCCGTTAATTGCGTCAGAATCATCACTGTGCAAAAAAAATAATCTGATCAATTTGCTAATGCACAGTTGAGAATGTTGTCATAAGTTCATAATCTGACTCTTGAAAACATCTTGTAGGTGGATTGTTTAGTCAACAACTTGTAGAATGTACAGCTTTTGGCTATTTCTGCTTGAGATATAGTACAGTTGACTTAACAGCTATCAAATGTTTTATGGTAATGAGCACAAGTAAATGTCGCAGCTGAGCCCCGAGGGCTTGTACGATTTGTAAATATATTCGACTATCAATTAATCGCAATTAACTTCTGCAATGAACACGTCAATTTTTGGGggagattatttttttaaagcccGTTAATCACGGAAGTTAACTGCAATTAATTGACAGTcctaatttatatatatatataatttacaGGAGATTTTCTAAAGAGTTCACAACATTTGGTTGGCACTAGAAATATCTAAATTATTACTACGTAGCTCGTTCAATGTATTTAAAGGAAAATACGTGTCTAATCAACATATGAGTTAATCTCAGGTATGTCAAGCTCTGTAAAGTGTATCTATACAATCAAATGTTGTGTTTTAATGCTCAGATTTGGGCACAGCAGACTTCCTGTCAGCTCTAGCGATGgttggtatttaaaaaaaaacacaataaacTTCTTAAGAACTGGATTATTTGGTGTTCGTTTCTTACCGAGAGATAAATTCAAAGAATAACATTTGACATAAAACGCAAACAAAAAGTGTTTGAAATAAAATGCATGATTGATGAAATCTGAACCTTTCTGGACGAAAAATCAGGCTCCTTCAGTGTACGTTTTCAATCATGCAATGAACAAGATTTCTGAGTAAGCTTCTTCAAATTTCTACGATTAACTGAATTGAGCGAGGAAAAACTGACGGGCTTCAAAGTATTTCTTAATACGGTATTATCCCATtactaaatattttttttaaagtgactttTAGTTTTGGATTATCCTTGCATCCCTTTTTGCCTTGAGAAAGTACACAGAATGCCATTTGGTTACGCCTTTCCACGTGCACTGGTTTTATGGTTAGAGCGATGGGGGAGGGAGCAGAGCTAACTCCCGAGGAGAAATTTAATGGAAAGGTGAAACTGGAGATAATTGTGTTTCTCCAACCGTGATAATCGTAACCTCATGAAGCTTGAGGTAGATCAACACAACCTATGCTGCAAAAGCAATAATGGGGCACATTTTAATTGGATAATGGGGTCGCTGAATTTATAGGGAGAATGGCGCTATCATTAAATGCAGTGGCGTGTCTGGAGCTAAAACTAGAACATCTTAAGGCCTGCGATTTATAAACTCAAAACATTAcgcttttttcataaaaagcagtATTTAGATTTCCTAAGGTAATAAATGATCAGCTGCTACGTATCAACGTGAAGCTTtggtagggttttaaattaagTAAAATACCATTCGTTTTAAGTATTCACAAAAGGATGCATTTGGAAAATATTAACTTAGTATTTTGGTACCAAATACTTAAAGATTAAAAGCATAAAATGCTAAAAACTGATAAATAGTATAATTTGAAGTCCTGACTGGGCAGGAAACTCAGCCTTTGCTGTGAAAATGTTATAAAGTAAATCAAGCTGTCATTTATAATTAATATCACTTCCTTTGGTGGGACCAAGGGCTTTTGAGAAAATTCCAGACAAAACACTATTAGTTAAACTCAAAACTGTGGGGATTCAGCATAAaacttgggaatggataagaagttGGCTGAAGAGTAGAAAACAAGTACTCCTCAGGAGTTATGTCagagttggggggggcgggggcggcgggGGAAGAACTGAGTAGAGTGCCCAAGGGATTGGTATttggaccactactgtttctaatttacatgcaATACCTAGATTCAGAAACCCAAAGCACAATGGTCACGTTTGGAGTAGGGCTATCGATTATCGCAGTTAACCTGCGATtaatgctttaattttttttggagATTAGTATTTTAAATATGGGTTAATCGCAGAAGTTAACTGCTATCAATTCACATCCCTAatttatatataaatacataATTAAATGTTAATGAACTGGAAGAGAACATATCTTTTAATTTATGGTAGAGACATTTTGACTGGCCTGATCTCATGGTACAAGACAGTTGCCAACTGATGACGCTATTTCATTTTGCAGCATATAGCAAAAATGGAGGTGAAGAGGTCCCTGTAACATCGGTCACTGTATATTACAGTGAGATAGGGGCAATGGACTTAGTGCTTGCTTTGAGTATCCCAAGATACAATCGCCTTCTTTGTTATTTTCTCCTTgtgttatttctttttctgttctaACTGTTTAATAGTGGTATCTGACCCCTCCAGCAGTCCTACCAATTAAATATGCGATTAAAACCAAGATGAACTgagattaaaatttttaattacgAGATTAATCACGATTAATTGTTTTTAATGGCTAAAATATATTAATCCTGATGTTCGAAAGGCAACACAGTAGCACAGTGTGTTGAAGCACTGATGCAAGCCCCCAGGGAGTGGTGGGATGTAGGTTTGATTTCCTCACTCCACTGAGTTTCCAGTATCGGGAGTACTGAGCAAAGACCAGACATTTTCCCACAGATGGTGagggaaattattttaaaaagtccTCATTGGGCTACTTTCAAATTTCCATGCAGGCAGTTCGAAAGCAGTAGAGTCTCATGTCTAACCTTCCTTTCCTTTCCAAGGTCCTTTAATGCATTGTTGCTATCAAGCTCTGTGCTCACATCTCCAAGAACTCCTTTTTTGAATCCCTTCAATCCAGCATCTGCCCTACCCACAGCATCAAGATCACTGTAGTCAGTCATCAGTGACATTCTTTGTAACTCCAACTGTGCCATGTTATCTTTCTTTGTCCTCCTTCACTTCTCTGCAGACATAATTTGCTACTCCATCCTCCATGGCTTCTCTATTGTCCACTTTCAGGTAACCACTCTCACTTAGTTCCACTCCTATTTGTCCCTTTCTAAAAAGTACATTTCCATCTTCTCCTCTCTAGCCCTGTACAGTGTGTCTAGAGTACCTGAAGGTTGCATCTTTGGCTCCCTCTTTTTCCTGGTatgcatgctgcccctcagcgatatTATCTGTGGGCACATAATCAATTTCTATATGTAGGTTGATTACACCTAGCTTTACCATCCTCAACTCCACACTACCTCTGCTTGTCAGACTATCTGTCTGACATCAAGTAGTGATGGTTCTGAACTTCTTCCGCTGAACATTCAAAAAAAGCAAATTTATTCTATTCGGCTTTTGCTATAAGCTCCATACCATTACCCCTGACTCCATGCCACTCCACAATAGCTCCCCCAGACTGAATCAGATGATATGCATCTCGTATAATCCTATTTGATCCTCAACTGAGCTCCAAAtgccacatcctatccatcattAAGACTACTTTCACCTCCAAAACATTGTCTGCCTCTGCCCctacttcaccaccaccaccaaaccaTTATCTACTCTTGTGTTACCTCAAGACTTAACTTCTTCATTGTTTGCCTTCCAAGCTCAATCCTGCACGAACTCCATTCTCATTCAAAACTTTGCTACCCAAACCAAATCCTGCTCACCCAACACCTGCTTTCGCTGAGTTTGGCTGGTTTGCTGTCCTCCAATACACTGAATTTGAAATCCATGTTCTTGTATACATATTCCTTCCTAGCTTCTCCTCATTCAACATTTGTAGCCTCCATTAGCCCTAAGTTGCACACTCTGCCCTTCAGTCTATGTTACACTGTGCCCTTTCTGTGCATTTCAGTGACAGAACCTTCAGCTACCTCAGCAATACTCCCTCGAACTCCTGTAAACCTCTTTGGCTTGCTACTTCTTTTCCTGTCTTTAAAAAGTTTCCGCTTGTCGACTGTGCCTTCATCCCTCCCAACTTTCTTCTCTATGAAGCCCCTTAGATATTTTAATCATGGTAAAGATGCAATAAAACTGCACGTTGTTATTGGGAAGCCTGAGAACAGGTTAACTGGAGATCTTATGTGgaaatactggtgggggagaaaaATGTGGGTAAGAAATGATATGGTGATTCACCTTCCAAAGCagtgtaattgtgtgtgtgtgtgtaatgaaGATTTAAGGTTGCTACTAGCCTATATCTCATTAAAATTAAAGATTTTGTACATATGTCCAATATTTATTCCATCTgtcctgcagctgccactggAGATATGCCAACATACCAAATCCGAACCCCAACTACCACCCTACCTCAAGGAGTAGTGATGGCGACCTCGCCAGGGACATTGCATAGTCCACAACAGCTAGCGGAAGAGGCTACACGTAAGCGGGAGCTCAGGCTAATGAAAAACAGGTAAGATTTCAGAAAATAGGTAATCAGATGTgttgcacattttaaaaaatttgtgctGTAATAGACAGTATGTACTGCAACTGAGAAAAGGGTCACTTTTCATATAAAATAATTAAACCAGTTTTATTAATTCTTGATcttggagtttttttttagaGATTTCTACTGCTGGTTCAAGTGCATACCATGTTTTTACATTTGTTTAGAGCCAACAACCACCATAGTTCATATTTCCTATGTTTTCCATCCAGTGATGATTTTCACAAATCACGCCTGCTCAAACCTGAGCTCTAGAATCGTTGGAATGGACTCGAGGCCTCCATTGTAATGCCAAAACACCAACTTGCCTTTATTGTAGTAAACTTGCCAGTGTGCACTCGAGTTGGTCAGCTCTAAGTTGGAAGGGGATTAGGGGAGGTGACTATCCAATCTCAGTTGccatgagagaaagagagaccttGAAATCCGGTTTGGTAATACCTGCTTCAACCCCTAGGTCAGAAAGAGAGTCATATTTTAGTTGAACTAATTGAAAGCATTTGGCCAAGCATCCTCTTTCAGTTTATGCGGGATGCTTGTAGAGCtgaagggaaaattttgcagacagtgaggagactcctctagTGCCAGTTGTTGCAGAGTCTGGTGTTAGCCTCTGTACTAGTACCAACTCAAGTCAGTACCAGTTAGTAGCTGATGTTGGTTATCAAGTCCCTAACATTGTCCTCAGAATTAATGCCAGTGGAGGTTGTTGGCTGAGAAACTAAGCTGTTGATTGATGGTGTTGCCATATCCCGTGACTTCAGTTAGCATAGATTCATCCAGAACTTCACTACCAGCATCCTCTCTTGTAGAAAATCCTGCTTACCTGACACCCCGATTCTTGCTGACGTCCATTGGCTTCCTGTTCCCTGTACATCGTCTACAAAATCCTTGTCTTCagcttcaaatctctccatggccttgagaATTATGTCCCTGCTTGTACTCTACACTCTTGCATTTCTAGTCTTCTGCACGCTGCATGTTTCCCCATCCCCCATCTCTACCATTGGAGGCAGAGCCATCAGCCAACTGGCTCCCTAGCTCTGGATCTTCCTAAGTCCCTTTTTCTTGGTATATTTCTCCCCATCTTAaatcttccttaaaacctacatcttcaaCAGTGCCTTCAGCCGCTTGCCCTAATGCACCTCCTACTTCTGCTTGGGACTGACCCTTGACTGTATAGCTTTGTGGCAAGTTGTTTTAGCATTATAAAAATGTCAGTACAATCCACAGGCTTATCCATACTGGCACACTGATGCAAGGATGTATCCAAAAGATCCAAGGCTAAGTCATTGGCTGAGGCGTCACTGCAAAATGAAGGAACTTTTAAAGATACCTTTGGCTCCATATAATCTGGAGTTCCTTGCTTCAGGGTATTACTGCCATAATTTAAGAAACCTGGCCAAAACAGGTTGCTCCAGTTCTGATCATGACATGACTCTGGCGTAGATTTTTCACTGCCTCCTATAGAGAGATGTCTATCCTCAATTTTACACCTCCCTTAACAGCACAGGTGACATTTGGTAATTTGGCAGCATGGGGGAACCACTTTAGAATCTAACATTCTAATTCATGGAACTAATCTAAATGCTGTATTTTCAAATAACCTGTTGCTAACTTGCTGACTTTTAACCTTTTTATAAATGTTCTTTCACTGTGCCAAAATAACCTGAAGTTACAGTCTGTTGGTCACCATTTGCACCAGTCTTCGAATGTGACTATTCAGAAACCTTTCTTCTCACTGTGTAATGTAATCTGGTTTGCATTGTTGAAAATTCTGACTGTGAATTTTGC
This DNA window, taken from Heptranchias perlo isolate sHepPer1 chromosome 2, sHepPer1.hap1, whole genome shotgun sequence, encodes the following:
- the LOC137344593 gene encoding cAMP-responsive element modulator-like isoform X5, with the translated sequence MPTYQIRTPTTTLPQGVVMATSPGTLHSPQQLAEEATRKRELRLMKNREAARECRIKKKEYVKCLENRVAVLENQNKTLIEELKALKDLYCHKTD